In one Prosthecochloris aestuarii DSM 271 genomic region, the following are encoded:
- the rnhA gene encoding ribonuclease HI, translating into MRKKIIIYTDGACSGNPGKGGWGALLMFGELNREISGYSPATTNNRMELMAAIQALEALKEPCDVDLYSDSSYLVNAIKLGWLKKWSSGGWTTASRKPVENQDLWKKILQLIKLHNVTFHKVKGHSDNEYNNRCDYLARQAIKNNR; encoded by the coding sequence ATGAGAAAAAAAATCATCATCTATACCGACGGTGCGTGCAGCGGCAATCCGGGCAAAGGCGGATGGGGCGCACTGTTGATGTTCGGAGAGCTCAATCGTGAAATCTCAGGCTACTCGCCTGCCACGACAAACAACAGGATGGAGCTCATGGCCGCAATCCAGGCTCTTGAGGCTCTCAAGGAACCCTGCGACGTGGACCTGTACAGCGATTCGAGCTATCTGGTCAACGCCATCAAGCTCGGCTGGCTCAAGAAATGGTCCTCCGGCGGCTGGACAACCGCGTCCAGAAAACCAGTGGAAAATCAGGACCTCTGGAAAAAGATTCTCCAGTTGATTAAATTGCACAACGTAACGTTCCACAAGGTCAAGGGCCATAGCGACAACGAATACAACAACCGCTGCGACTATCTCGCCCGACAGGCCATCAAAAACAACCGGTAA
- the rpmB gene encoding 50S ribosomal protein L28: protein MSKVCVLTGKRPKYGNTVSHANNHRRKRFEPNLHTKRVWLEEEKRWVKVKVSAKALKIMSRQGTAELAKLFK, encoded by the coding sequence CTAAAGTTTGTGTACTGACCGGGAAACGGCCTAAGTACGGCAATACAGTCTCGCATGCCAACAATCATCGTCGTAAACGTTTCGAACCGAATCTGCATACCAAGAGAGTCTGGCTTGAAGAGGAAAAACGTTGGGTAAAAGTAAAGGTATCAGCAAAAGCACTGAAAATCATGTCCAGACAGGGCACCGCTGAACTTGCAAAACTTTTCAAGTAA